A genomic segment from Bombus huntii isolate Logan2020A chromosome 13, iyBomHunt1.1, whole genome shotgun sequence encodes:
- the LOC126872447 gene encoding transmembrane protein 132E isoform X1, which produces MDKLAYAANNFQLRLAGILMDMWIFFLFVAIADVAASVEVHFENKDGGFFLKHIPRQYYPVRGDSISSISPSTGTLSNGVLSPPPGSVLSRDKFTVFQTSEPVSVRATYGPFSTKQTVPARYIVPDPLDALPGPETRRNLTAATILDAQELGARHLDMSAHLVGNSVPRDSPVLRVLFHAGSEAGGRRQLLLARHQRVCVVLHASLAAPSRSTANRNNNGRPYSSSSSSSSSSSSSSSSSSSYSSSSSSSSSSSASALTAACSPDGENGVCLAQITIPADWWAPLPPPDASGRVKVAKSLPRLVQVAYSVLEPRAEEAGSPDNGAGFCRPRVQIQPVTPLGQVPLAPNRADYKELKADDSLTLLVPHGPLYPRSRLHVPAFLHPSKVTDPRQERPPIVIAVYLRARVKSGVKILDASSSNPDWIVDSKINAKNTIATFTARRKENASRLPSASAEEILTMLLEASEEGVEGNWDGGRIVWSVRYAFDNGSQLNGMDQQRLQQRQMQHHHHHHAERRKLQVRLEIQKDDIQAVLPISKNWEVMNTAVLTGRQVSQGMKVFIVSQAGTVADVTLQSSCHSEDESVLKVSSSCSSVYVDGTEIRGSSNASVLVKYGTYTGLAKFTVWMPEFPLEMTVADTRLSQIKGWKVPEEHAVGAKSKRSLNSTNSRSNESSTKTKKRSAAELEDTSMDIEDADVILEEDEQEERFRGTDNGWDTINSIDRGSSTNCRLRFQQSPIEVHARFLATDHDSGRVSYFVNRRTWLRVTDLVNGMLRVSDPRIADLLQGRIVQGRGVGRTEVQVLSPITSKVIGAKEVRVVNDRVAVTRLSVRVVSGLQLTISPDTAIENGYVAETSVTRKLTAQYQEGLLDIDVEFSDGTRTPLREIAVNDYHLLVESLDPEVVAFAPMVASHHPRVIAVGEGRGDLLRVSLQLADACRLTGRRSGKGSQRATAAALASASANVEVDFASSDLPNRPEFVQNDGGGTVGSHHHRERKTSRGEMAPDLHDILIGLPLKDENGHEHEHKHEHEPLVQARQHRTAIANGMSSGGMGGVGIRHHGVNRVSPLEIGMYVLLAAFCFAIVVFLISCVVYANKFKLQPPDSPLPGSALPVLSGAARARAAANQLASGRRPPRESTTNAHDWVWLGRATLERAACGPQQVRVTSNPLAGENEGEASELATCFDNPNHIELPSAGQRSNGSGPIDTTTYCKRDKLPRNSFATKPVTKPSTVVSGTTIATSTSMATSTVASARNDNDDVPPPLPPHGIPVTSAMASTTAAVPVGATTNNNGNEDYKPPVPPHRNTGVIVRLPETPRKHRHRASSSSAGAHHGNNQRHSKQIHHIKPHGKARVGSPKENDAEEEEFVELVTHDDNRHSKDARAREVKRATIVGNPMFSSFSTNAIASSMNMSSPTVASSSSSPPNSSPSSTASSSSSSSSSSASSSHEQEESVALDDLNLGMDYNQIMQYFDNLKESNA; this is translated from the exons ACGTGGCTGCCTCGGTGGAGGTTCACTTCGAGAACAAGGATGGGGGATTTTTCTTGAAGCACATACCGAGGCAATACTATCCTGTCCGAGGGGATTCTATCTCGTCGATATCTCCATCGACGGGCACATTATCTAACGGGGTTCTGTCTCCACCGCCAGGCTCCGTACTCTCGAGAGACAAATTCACGGTGTTTCAGACGAGCGAGCCGGTGTCCGTTCGGGCGACCTATGGGCCATTTAGCACGAAACAGACCGTACCGGCTCGCTACATAGTTCCAGATCCGTTGGACGCGTTACCGGGTCCGGAAACGAGGCGAAACCTAACAGCGGCGACGATTCTGGACGCGCAGGAGTTAGGTGCGCGTCATCTGGACATGTCCGCTCATCTGGTTGGAAACAGCGTGCCTCGTGACTCGCCCGTGCTAAGAGTGCTCTTTCACGCCGGAAGCGAGGCAGGCGGAAGGCGTCAGTTGCTTCTCGCTCGACATCAAAGAGTCTGTGTGGTCCTGCACGCGAGCTTGGCCGCTCCATCGAGGAGCACTGCCAACAGGAACAACAACGGCAGACCCTATTCCTCTTcctcgtcttcttcttcttcctcttcctcttcctcttcctcttcctcctcgtactcctcttcttcctcttcctctagTTCTTCGTCCGCTTCCGCGCTAACGGCAGCGTGCAGCCCCGATGGAGAGAACGGAGTCTGTTTGGCGCAGATCACCATACCAGCCGATTGGTGGGCACCGTTACCTCCTCCGGACGCTTCTGGCCGGGTCAAGGTCGCCAAGAGCCTGCCCAGGCTCGTGCAGGTAGCTTACTCCGTGCTCGAGCCACGAGCAGAGGAGGCTGGCTCGCCTGACAACGGGGCTGGCTTCTGCAGGCCCAGAGTTCAGATTCAACCCGTCACGCCACTGGGTCAGGTACCTCTGGCTCCGAACCGGGCCGATTACAAGGAGCTCAAGGCCGACGATTCGCTGACACTCCTGGTGCCCCACGGGCCCCTTTATCCGAGGTCTCGGTTACACGTTCCAGCGTTCCTGCATCCGTCCAAGGTTACCGATCCGAGACAGGAAAGGCCACCGATCGTGATCGCTGTGTATCTCAG GGCCAGGGTGAAATCTGGCGTGAAAATCTTGGACGCCTCGTCCAGTAATCCCGACTGGATCGTCGACAGCAAGATCAACGCGAAGAACACGATCGCTACGTTCACTGCCAGGCGAAAGGAGAATGCTTCGCGATTACCAAGCGC ATCGGCAGAGGAGATCCTGACGATGCTTCTGGAGGCGAGCGAGGAGGGGGTGGAAGGGAATTGGGACGGTGGTCGAATCGTGTGGAGCGTACGCTACGCTTTCGACAACGGCTCTCAGCTAAATGGGATGGATCAACAACGACTACAGCAGAGACAAATGCAacaccatcatcatcatcacgCGGAGAGGCGAAAGCTACAGGTTCGCCTCGAAATACAGAAAGACGACATTCAGGCCGTGCTGCCTATATCCAAG AACTGGGAGGTGATGAACACCGCGGTGTTGACGGGTCGCCAAGTGTCCCAGGGGATGAAGGTCTTCATCGTAAGCCAGGCCGGAACCGTCGCCGACGTTACGCTGCAATCCTCCTGTCACTCGGAGGACGAGAGTGTGCTTAAG GTATCATCCTCTTGTAGCAGCGTGTACGTGGACGGCACGGAGATACGTGGCTCCAGCAACGCGTCAGTTCTCGTTAAGTACGGTACTTACACAGGGCTGGCTAAATTCACAGTTTGGATGCCGGAATTCCCTTTGGAGATGACCGTGGCGGACACCAGATTAAGTCAGATTAAAGGCTGGAAAGTTCCCGAAGAACACGCTGTAGGGGCGAAAAGCAAGCGTAGTCTGAACTCCACCAATTCACGTTCCAACGAATCCAGCACGAAAACCAAAAAGAGGAGCGCCGCGGAGTTGGAGGACACTTCGATGGACATCGAAGACGCGGATGTGATTTTGGAAGAAGACGAGCAGGAAGAAAGATTTCGAGGAACCGATAACGGATGGGATACGATCAATTCTATAGATAGGGGATCTTCTACCAATTGCAGACTACGATTCCAGCAGAGTCCTATCGAAGTACACGCGAGATTCCTGGCCACCGACCACGATTCAGGAAGAGTCTCTTACTTCGTGAATCGTCGTACCTGGCTACGAGTGACAGATCTGGTGAACGGAATGCTTCGAGTTTCTGATCCCAGGATCGCTGACCTGTTACAAGGGAGAATCGTTCAAGGTCGTGGAGTGGGTAGAACGGAGGTGCAGGTTCTTTCGCCGATTACGAGCAAAGTAATCGGCGCGAAGGAAGTGCGAGTGGTTAACGACCGTGTGGCGGTCACCAGGTTGTCAGTTAGAGTGGTGTCTGGATTACAACTCACTATTAGTCCGGACACTGCTATAGAAAATGGATATGTCGCGGAGACGTCGGTGACGAGGAAGCTGACTGCTCAGTATCAG GAGGGACTGCTGGATATAGACGTGGAATTTTCTGACGGTACGAGAACACCGTTGAGAGAAATCGCTGTGAACGACTACCACTTGTTAGTGGAGAGTCTAGACCCGGAAGTGGTGGCATTCGCTCCGATGGTCGCTTCTCATCATCCTCGAGTGATTGCGGTCGGCGAAGGGAGAGGCGATTTGTTACGAGTCAGTCTTCAATTGGCCGACGCCTGTCGTCTAACCGGCAGGAGGTCTGGAAAAGGATCTCAAAGAGCGACCGCGGCAGCCCTTGCCAGCGCTTCCGCCAACGTTGAGGTGGACTTTGCCTCGAGCGATCTTCCCAATCGACCCGAGTTCGTACAGAATGACGGAGGTGGAACGGTTGGCTCTCATCATCACAGAGAAAGGAAGACCAGCAGGGGAGAGATGGCACCTGATTTGCACGACATTCTCATCG GGCTACCGCTGAAAGACGAGAACGGGCACGAGCACGAGCACAAGCACGAGCACGAACCTTTGGTGCAGGCACGGCAGCATCGCACGGCTATAGCTAATGGCATGTCTTCAGGAGGAATGGGCGGTGTTGGGATACGGCATCACGGAGTAAACCGTGTGAGCCCACTCGAGATCGGAATGTACGTCCTTCTGGCAGCCTTCTGTTTCGCCATCGTCGTCTTCCTCATCTCCTGCGTGGTCTACGCGAACAAGTTCAAACTGCAGCCGCCGGATTCTCCGCTACCCGGGTCAGCGCTTCCGGTACTGTCAGGAGCAGCCAGGGCCAGAGCAGCCGCCAACCAGCTGGCATCGGGAAGAAGACCTCCCAGAGAGTCTACCACGAACGCGCACGATTGGGTCTGGCTGGGCAGAGCCACTCTCGAGAGAGCCGCTTGCGGACCGCAACAG GTAAGAGTGACTAGTAACCCACTAGCTGGCGAAAACGAGGGAGAAGCGAGTGAATTGGCAACTTGTTTCGACAATCCAAACCACATCGAGCTGCCTTCGGCGGGACAGCGTAGCAATGGATCAGGGCCGATAGATACCACGACTTATTGCAAGAGGGACAAACTGCCACGAAACAGTTTCGCGACGAAGCCCGTAACGAAACCATCTACGGTGGTATCAGGAACTACAATCGCTACTTCGACATCCATGGCTACGTCCACCGTGGCATCCGCACGAAACga CAACGATGACGTCCCACCACCCTTACCACCGCACGGAATCCCCGTAACCTCGGCGATGGCTTCGACGACTGCAGCTGTTCCCGTCGGCGCAACGACCAACAACAACGGCAACGAGGACTACAAACCTCCCGTACCACCACACAGAAACACAGGGGTGATCGTACGACTACCGGAAACACCTAGGAAACATCGTCACAGAGCTTCGAGTAGCAGCGCGGGCGCTCATCATGGGAACAATCAGCGGCACAGCAAGCAGATTCACCATATCAAGCCACACGGTAAAGCTAGAGTAGGTAGTCCGAAAGAGAACGACGCGGAGGAAGAGGAGTTTGTGGAGCTAGTGACTCACGATGACAACAGGCATTCGAAGGACGCGAGAGCCAGAGAAGTGAAGAGGGCGACGATCGTCGGTAATCCAATgttctcgtcgttctcgacgAACGCGATCGCCTCGTCCATGAACATGTCCAGCCCGACCGTGGCCTCATCGTCCTCGTCACCGCCTAACTCGTCGCCGTCCTCTACCGCTTCCTCTTCCTCGTCCTCTTCTTCGTCGTCCGCGTCTTCGTCCCACGAGCAAGAGGAATCGGTGGCGTTGGACGACCTGAACCTGGGCATGGACTACAACCAGATCATGCAGTACTTCGAcaacttgaaagagtcgaacGCCTAG